The following are encoded in a window of Pelomicrobium methylotrophicum genomic DNA:
- the avd gene encoding diversity-generating retroelement protein Avd, protein MDAMSHADTRAAEPRAISRIEQAARHSPYQALIEKLEELDAYSHQVMHQWPKIERHVLAAEVRASLLRARRLCAVAWKRRQKSSALFDLDIEIEVLRHFVRKAYRLRYITAHRLHVWARHIDEIGRMIGAWIKHEEHRA, encoded by the coding sequence ATGGACGCCATGAGTCATGCCGACACGCGCGCGGCCGAGCCGCGCGCCATCTCGCGCATCGAGCAAGCGGCGCGCCACTCGCCCTACCAGGCGCTCATCGAAAAGCTGGAGGAGCTCGACGCCTACAGCCACCAGGTGATGCACCAGTGGCCAAAGATCGAGCGCCACGTGCTCGCCGCCGAGGTGCGTGCGTCGCTGCTGCGTGCGCGGCGGCTGTGCGCTGTCGCCTGGAAGCGCCGCCAAAAGTCATCCGCGCTCTTTGATCTCGATATCGAAATTGAGGTCTTGAGGCACTTCGTGCGCAAGGCCTATCGGCTGCGCTACATCACGGCGCATCGGCTGCACGTGTGGGCGCGCCACATCGACGAAATCGGCCGCATGATCGGCGCGTGGATCAAACACGAGGAGCATCGCGCATGA
- a CDS encoding reverse transcriptase/maturase family protein: protein MTPPWAQACNGGSWNNGANAGLGAINLNNPASNANWNIGARPANDSGQKPCRPRAHGQSPSFGASVLSLDGLEDQQPSACDTLADGDLYQRIASWGNLVLAYEEARRGKRYAREVLDFSARWEERLIELHEHLLWRSWQPGHPRRFWVRDPKWREITAPPFADRIVHHALVRVVDPLFERRFIFDSYACRRGKGVHAAVRRAQHFLRRAKRRWGDGIYIVHADVKSYFQSIDHQVAMQAIASVTSDPLVLWLWQQILGGYGYAGVGLPVGALTSQLVANAVLDRVDHAIKDDLGEPFYLRYMDDMVVICRDKAHARTMLERIADECAKLKLRLNPKSRYEPWQRGLDFCGYRIWPTHILPRKRNIRRWRARFKALRAAYAAGHVDLKDVRQMVKSCAAYLKHASAHQVMTGMLKDLVLTAGARI from the coding sequence ATGACACCACCATGGGCGCAAGCGTGCAACGGCGGCTCCTGGAACAACGGCGCGAACGCCGGCCTCGGCGCGATCAACCTGAACAACCCGGCGTCGAACGCGAACTGGAACATCGGTGCCCGCCCCGCGAACGATAGCGGCCAGAAGCCGTGCCGCCCACGGGCGCACGGCCAGAGCCCATCCTTCGGCGCTTCCGTCCTGAGCCTTGACGGGCTCGAAGATCAACAGCCGTCTGCGTGCGACACGCTGGCCGACGGCGACCTCTACCAACGCATCGCCTCCTGGGGCAACCTCGTCTTGGCCTACGAAGAAGCCAGGCGCGGCAAACGCTACGCGCGCGAAGTGCTGGACTTTTCGGCCCGCTGGGAAGAGCGCCTGATCGAGCTGCACGAACACCTGCTTTGGCGCTCATGGCAGCCAGGACATCCGCGCCGCTTTTGGGTGCGCGACCCCAAGTGGCGCGAGATCACCGCACCGCCATTTGCCGACCGTATCGTGCATCACGCCCTGGTGCGCGTCGTCGATCCGCTCTTCGAGCGCCGGTTTATCTTCGACAGCTACGCTTGCCGCCGCGGAAAAGGCGTGCACGCTGCCGTGCGGCGCGCCCAGCACTTCCTGCGCCGCGCCAAGCGCCGCTGGGGCGACGGCATCTACATCGTCCACGCCGACGTCAAGTCCTATTTCCAGAGCATCGACCATCAGGTCGCCATGCAGGCCATTGCCAGTGTCACCTCGGACCCGCTCGTGCTGTGGCTGTGGCAGCAAATACTGGGCGGCTACGGCTACGCAGGCGTCGGCCTGCCTGTGGGCGCGCTGACCAGCCAACTTGTTGCCAACGCCGTGCTCGATCGGGTCGATCACGCCATCAAGGACGACCTCGGCGAGCCGTTCTACCTGCGCTACATGGACGACATGGTCGTCATCTGCCGCGACAAAGCGCACGCCCGCACTATGCTGGAGCGCATTGCTGACGAGTGCGCCAAGCTCAAGCTGCGTCTGAACCCCAAAAGCCGCTACGAGCCATGGCAACGCGGCCTGGACTTCTGCGGCTACCGCATCTGGCCCACCCACATCCTGCCGCGCAAGCGCAACATCCGACGCTGGCGTGCACGCTTCAAAGCACTGCGCGCCGCCTATGCGGCCGGCCATGTTGACTTGAAAGACGTTCGCCAGATGGTCAAGAGCTGCGCCGCGTACCTCAAACACGCCAGCGCGCACCAAGTCATGACCGGGATGCTCAAAGACCTGGTGCTAACCGCTGGTGCACGCATTTGA
- a CDS encoding putative bifunctional diguanylate cyclase/phosphodiesterase, translating to MFAIAWIGGDALLLRRANALVSAARRLAAGDLTARTGLPAGDDEIARVAGAFDEMAEALARQLERITQLNRTHAMLSAINGAILRIRDRDLLLKEACRIAVEFGGLPLAWVAMIDPEAGRLRPVAKAGVRQECEACVERFIAPLPPAAAPAEHPLAIAVREGRAQVCNDIAHDPGMAPWREDAAAAGIAATAALPLRIKGQVVGVLGLCAAQADFFDEEELQLIEEVAADVSLGLEYIEKDRQLHHLAYYDPLTGLPKAALFEDRLAHALARLRHQPRSLAVVVLESEDFRRTARELGRHVSDRLLQEVARHLCAGVREGDTVAWLGGGQFGVLLTDVGHAQGAMGLASKLVSTLPREVSVNGMDVFLQVRAGVAIYPDDGTEPEVLIRHARIALGAPRVEVGNTVSFFAPGLDAAAQERRRITQALHRAIERGEFALHYQPVIDLAARRMTGAEALVRWHSAELGPLSPATFIPIAEETGLIVPLGRWVLEEGCRQAVRWQAQGRAGLRIAVNVSAKQLYQPDFLDEVNAILDASGVSGEPSLLAIEVTESALMEDIETSIAVLQRLKGRGLSVYVDDFGTGYSSLAYLKRLPADKLKIDISFVRGMLSDRSDYTIVATIIAMARSLGLKTLAEGVEEAAQVEALSALGCDEVQGYYFGRPEPPDAFARKWLAGNAS from the coding sequence ATGTTCGCGATTGCTTGGATCGGCGGAGACGCGCTTTTGCTGCGGCGTGCCAACGCGCTTGTCTCGGCGGCCCGTCGACTCGCCGCGGGCGACCTCACCGCACGCACGGGGCTGCCCGCCGGCGACGACGAGATCGCCCGCGTGGCGGGGGCCTTCGATGAAATGGCCGAGGCACTGGCGCGGCAGCTCGAGCGCATCACCCAGCTCAACCGCACGCACGCCATGTTAAGCGCCATCAACGGCGCGATCCTGCGCATCCGCGATCGGGACCTGTTGCTCAAGGAAGCGTGCCGCATCGCAGTAGAGTTCGGCGGACTGCCGCTCGCCTGGGTGGCCATGATCGATCCCGAGGCCGGCCGCCTGCGACCGGTCGCCAAGGCCGGCGTGCGCCAGGAATGTGAGGCATGCGTCGAGCGCTTCATCGCGCCGCTTCCACCTGCCGCGGCGCCGGCCGAGCACCCGCTCGCCATCGCGGTGCGCGAAGGGCGCGCCCAAGTATGCAACGACATCGCCCATGACCCCGGCATGGCGCCGTGGCGGGAAGACGCAGCAGCGGCAGGAATCGCCGCGACTGCCGCCCTTCCCCTGCGCATCAAAGGGCAGGTGGTCGGGGTGCTCGGCTTGTGCGCCGCACAAGCCGACTTCTTCGACGAAGAGGAGTTGCAGCTCATCGAAGAGGTGGCCGCCGATGTCTCGCTGGGACTCGAGTACATCGAGAAAGATCGTCAGCTCCATCACCTTGCCTACTATGACCCCCTCACCGGCCTGCCGAAGGCTGCCCTGTTCGAGGATCGCCTCGCCCACGCCCTGGCCCGGCTGCGCCATCAGCCGCGTTCCCTGGCGGTCGTCGTGCTCGAAAGCGAGGATTTCCGCCGCACGGCGCGGGAGCTCGGGCGCCACGTCAGTGACCGCCTTCTGCAGGAGGTCGCGCGCCATCTCTGCGCAGGCGTGCGGGAGGGCGACACGGTGGCGTGGCTCGGCGGGGGACAGTTCGGCGTGCTGCTGACCGACGTGGGACACGCCCAGGGCGCGATGGGGCTGGCGAGCAAGCTCGTGAGCACACTGCCGCGCGAGGTCAGCGTAAACGGGATGGACGTTTTCCTGCAGGTGCGGGCAGGAGTGGCGATCTATCCGGACGATGGCACAGAGCCCGAGGTCTTGATCCGGCACGCCCGCATCGCCCTGGGGGCGCCCCGCGTGGAAGTGGGCAACACCGTCTCCTTCTTTGCGCCCGGGCTCGACGCCGCGGCGCAAGAGCGGCGCAGGATCACGCAAGCTCTCCATCGCGCCATCGAGCGCGGCGAGTTCGCCTTGCACTACCAACCCGTGATCGACCTCGCGGCCCGGCGGATGACTGGCGCCGAAGCGCTCGTGCGCTGGCACAGCGCCGAGCTCGGCCCCCTCTCACCGGCGACCTTTATTCCGATCGCGGAGGAGACCGGGCTGATTGTACCGCTCGGGCGATGGGTGTTGGAAGAAGGTTGTCGCCAGGCTGTCCGCTGGCAGGCGCAAGGCCGTGCGGGGTTGCGAATCGCGGTCAATGTCTCAGCCAAACAGTTGTACCAGCCGGACTTCCTGGACGAGGTCAACGCCATCCTCGATGCGAGCGGGGTGTCCGGCGAGCCGTCGCTGCTTGCCATCGAAGTCACCGAAAGCGCGTTGATGGAAGACATTGAGACCTCCATCGCCGTGCTCCAGCGGCTAAAGGGGCGCGGGTTATCCGTTTACGTGGACGACTTCGGGACCGGCTATTCCTCGCTGGCTTACCTCAAACGTCTTCCCGCGGACAAGCTCAAGATCGACATCTCGTTCGTGCGCGGCATGCTGAGCGACCGCAGCGATTACACCATTGTCGCCACCATCATCGCCATGGCGAGGAGCCTGGGGCTCAAGACGCTGGCCGAAGGCGTGGAAGAAGCGGCCCAAGTGGAAGCCTTGTCAGCGCTGGGTTGCGATGAAGTGCAAGGGTATTACTTCGGCCGTCCGGAGCCGCCCGATGCCTTTGCCCGGAAATGGCTCGCAGGCAACGCCTCTTGA
- a CDS encoding GspH/FimT family pseudopilin, which translates to MQSKRGFTLIELMVIVAVVAVLATVGLPSFSQFVQEMRLASTANDLHSDLLLARSESIRRNSRVLLCPRASTTSARCATTPAADTWMNGWLVCYDADSDGACDAPTGTDPNPVRVRSGPSSPLKLTGPAASLTFFPVGNASGAAIFTMASGTSSTRSIMVAPSGSVTSNRN; encoded by the coding sequence ATGCAAAGTAAGAGGGGGTTTACCCTTATCGAGCTGATGGTCATCGTGGCCGTCGTCGCCGTCCTGGCCACCGTCGGCTTGCCCTCCTTTAGCCAGTTCGTCCAGGAAATGCGCCTCGCATCGACCGCGAACGATCTGCATTCGGACCTGCTTCTTGCGCGCAGCGAATCGATCCGCCGCAACAGCCGGGTTTTACTGTGCCCGCGCGCCAGCACGACGAGCGCGCGCTGCGCGACGACGCCGGCTGCGGATACGTGGATGAATGGCTGGCTGGTGTGCTACGACGCCGACAGCGACGGGGCCTGCGATGCCCCTACCGGAACCGATCCGAATCCTGTGCGCGTCAGAAGCGGGCCCTCTTCCCCGTTGAAACTGACGGGACCAGCCGCGAGCCTGACTTTCTTTCCGGTCGGCAACGCTTCGGGCGCTGCGATATTCACGATGGCCAGCGGAACCTCGTCGACGCGATCGATCATGGTCGCACCCTCCGGCAGCGTTACGTCAAACCGGAATTGA
- the pilV gene encoding type IV pilus modification protein PilV yields MTTSHPKATCPSRGAAGFTVLEVLFTLLVIALGVLGTASLQAFALKFSQGGQSRTQAVILGMDLLERIEANNPAAIAGSYAPAKLPTTFPKDCSIDHCQPSELAIYDLVQFKNRLETQLPGATATITFAGSGPYTYTLQINWEERIAKGARTQVDTGGNTMVGASGKTERFSYTVSKTFPNRSIVI; encoded by the coding sequence ATGACAACTTCACACCCCAAGGCAACCTGCCCCTCCCGAGGTGCGGCTGGGTTCACGGTGCTCGAGGTTCTGTTCACGCTCCTGGTAATCGCGCTCGGCGTGCTCGGCACGGCAAGTCTGCAGGCATTTGCGTTGAAGTTCAGCCAGGGCGGCCAATCGCGTACCCAGGCGGTGATCCTCGGCATGGATCTCCTGGAGCGCATCGAGGCCAACAACCCGGCAGCGATTGCGGGAAGCTATGCGCCGGCGAAGCTGCCAACCACCTTCCCCAAGGACTGCTCGATCGACCATTGCCAGCCGAGCGAGCTCGCCATCTACGATCTGGTCCAGTTCAAAAATCGGCTGGAAACCCAGCTTCCCGGCGCGACCGCAACCATCACTTTCGCTGGCTCGGGTCCCTACACCTACACCCTCCAGATCAACTGGGAAGAGCGCATCGCAAAGGGTGCCCGAACGCAGGTGGATACCGGGGGCAACACGATGGTCGGTGCCTCGGGGAAAACCGAGCGGTTTTCCTACACTGTCAGCAAGACGTTTCCCAACCGATCGATCGTCATCTGA
- a CDS encoding PilW family protein — MKPGNKLAATRGFTIVEMMVAITVGLFLVGALAVVVLGSSATSRTRERASELQTNGRYAMELIKRDLLHAGYLGISSLFSPDQPLTVGHPGPPPIPAITVANVCDPNNVGRLSQRIWGSEDSNPYSATCIPAANYARGDVLVIRGLNPTPVSAPFSSTLVYYRSAYEGGAPFVGPTPPDFTGTNRAPPYVDYLVDETVYYVSPHTTSASENPKVPALYRLRLSSGPAMVPELVASGVENLQVRYGIFQTNDTVRYLAADEMTATDWDLVRSVQVFLLMRAATPEPGYLNNTTYSMGGDSYTVNDAYPRLLLTAVVQLRN, encoded by the coding sequence ATGAAGCCTGGAAACAAGCTTGCGGCTACGCGCGGATTCACGATCGTCGAGATGATGGTCGCGATTACCGTCGGCCTGTTTCTCGTGGGCGCACTGGCCGTGGTGGTGCTCGGCAGCTCGGCGACCAGTCGAACACGCGAGCGTGCATCTGAGCTGCAGACCAACGGCCGCTACGCGATGGAACTGATCAAGCGCGACCTCCTGCACGCCGGCTATCTCGGAATTAGCAGCCTATTCTCACCCGACCAGCCGCTGACCGTGGGACATCCAGGCCCCCCGCCCATTCCCGCGATCACGGTGGCGAACGTCTGCGACCCGAACAATGTGGGGCGTCTCTCACAGCGCATCTGGGGATCGGAGGACAGCAATCCCTACTCCGCGACCTGCATCCCGGCCGCCAACTATGCTCGGGGTGACGTGCTCGTGATCCGCGGCCTGAATCCGACGCCCGTGAGCGCGCCGTTCAGCAGCACTCTGGTCTACTACCGTTCGGCGTACGAGGGCGGAGCGCCTTTCGTCGGTCCAACGCCGCCAGATTTTACGGGTACCAACAGAGCTCCCCCCTACGTGGATTATCTCGTTGACGAAACCGTCTACTACGTCAGCCCGCATACCACGTCTGCAAGCGAGAACCCGAAAGTGCCGGCGCTTTATCGGCTGCGGCTCTCTTCGGGCCCCGCCATGGTGCCCGAGCTCGTCGCTTCGGGCGTTGAGAACCTCCAGGTCCGATACGGGATCTTTCAGACCAACGACACGGTCCGCTACCTCGCAGCCGATGAAATGACCGCCACCGACTGGGACCTGGTGAGATCGGTGCAGGTGTTCCTCCTCATGCGCGCCGCAACGCCCGAGCCCGGTTACCTGAACAACACGACCTACTCCATGGGCGGGGACAGTTACACGGTCAATGATGCCTATCCGCGGTTGCTACTGACCGCAGTAGTGCAACTACGCAACTAG
- a CDS encoding pilus assembly PilX family protein yields MPKALYGRSYQDGASLIVALVMLAVLMLMGVSAYVVSTNQFRMAANLQYQNVALANAESALATAENWIAANYNHPGFITRTPGGLYPTGTAPDPLTMTWDDSTSIKVDPSGSQRFMIELLAADRVLPSNSVGNCNVYGQSGPCPRVNVYRLTARGTSVLGTTKFVQSVFAVRINI; encoded by the coding sequence ATGCCGAAAGCACTCTATGGAAGAAGCTACCAAGATGGCGCGTCGCTGATCGTCGCCCTGGTGATGCTGGCCGTGCTCATGCTGATGGGTGTTTCCGCGTACGTCGTTTCGACCAACCAATTCCGGATGGCCGCCAATCTACAGTACCAGAACGTCGCGCTCGCCAACGCTGAGAGCGCACTCGCCACGGCCGAGAACTGGATCGCCGCGAACTACAACCACCCCGGGTTCATCACCAGAACACCGGGCGGACTGTATCCGACGGGCACCGCGCCCGATCCTCTCACCATGACCTGGGACGACAGCACGTCGATAAAGGTCGACCCCAGTGGCAGCCAGCGCTTCATGATCGAACTCCTGGCCGCCGATCGGGTGCTGCCGTCCAACAGCGTCGGCAACTGCAATGTCTACGGCCAGAGCGGTCCCTGTCCACGGGTGAATGTATATCGTCTCACTGCACGGGGGACGAGCGTTCTCGGCACGACCAAGTTTGTGCAGTCAGTGTTCGCCGTGCGCATCAACATCTGA